The following is a genomic window from Vicinamibacterales bacterium.
AACGGAAGTCGACGGCCCGCAAACCGTCTCGTGGCGCGAGCTGCGCTGCGAGGTCGCGGCCGCCGCGGCCGCGATGCGGGCCGCGGGCCTTGGGGCGGGCGACCGCGTCGCAGCCTATCTGCCCAACACGCCCCAGGCGATCGTGGCGGTCCTCGCCGCCGCGTCGATCGGGGCGGTCTTCTCGTCGTGTTCCCCGGATTTCGGCGTGGCGGGCGTGCTCGACCGTTTCGGCCAGATCGAGCCCAGGCTGTTCATCGCCGCTGACACTTATCACTACGGCGGCAGGGTGTTCGATCTTCGCTCGAAGGCGGCGAGCGTCGCGGCCCAGCTACCCTCGCTCCTCCGCACGACGATCGGGGACGAGGACTGGGAAGCCTTCGTGGCCCCGCATCGCGGTGGCGCGCTGCAATTCGAGGCCCTCCCGTTCAACCACCCGCTCTACGTCCTGTTCTCGTCGGGCACGACGGGGGTGCCCAAATGCATCGTGCACGGCGCCGGCGGAACCCTGATCGAACATCTGAAGGAACACCAGCTGCAGTGTGACATCCAGCCGGGCGACCGCGTGTTCTACTTCTCGACGCTCGGCTGGATGATGTGGAACTGGCTGGTCACGGCGCTGGCGTCCGGCGCCACCATCCTGCTTTACGACGGGTCGCCTGTTCACCCGGACGCCAACGTGCTGTTCTCGTTTGCCGAGCAACAGGGCATCACCCTGTTCGGGACGTCGGCGAAGTTCATCGACGCCGTCGCCAAAGCGGAGCTGCGGCCGCGCGAGGCGCACGACCTCGGCCGGCTTCGCACGATGACGTCCACCGGATCGCCGCTCTCGCCGGAGTCGTTCGACTTCGTGTACACGCACGTGAAGCACGACGTGCATCTGGCCTCGATCTCGGGTGGCACCGACATCGTCGGCTGCTTTGTCGGCGGTAACCCGATCGGCCCCGTCTGGCGCGGCGAGATCCAGTGTCGCGGCCTCGGCATGCGGGTCGAGGTCTGGAACGAGCGGGGCGAGCCGGTGCGCGGAGAGAAAGGCGAGCTCGTCTGTACGGCACCGGTTCCGTCCATGCCCATCGGGTTCTGGAACGATCCGGATGCCAGCCGCTATCGCGCGGCGTATTTCGCGCGCTTTCCCGGCGTGTGGACTCACGGCGACTATTGCGAGCTGACGCGGCACGACGGGGTGATCATCCACGGCCGCTCCGACGCAGTCCTCAACCCGGGCGGCGTACGGATAGGCACGGCGGAGATCTACCGCCAGGTGGAGCAGCTGCCGGAGATCCTCGAAAGCCTGGTCATCGGGCAGCACTGGAAGGGGGACGAGCGGATTGTGCTGTTCGTCAGGCTGCGCGACGGCGTGGTCCTCGATCAGGCGGTGGCGGATCGGATCCGCGCGCACATCCGCGCCAACGCCACGCCGCGACACGTGCCCGCCCGGATCGTCCAGGTTGCCGACCTGCCGCGTACCAAGAGCGGCAAGATCGTCGAACTGGCAGTGCGCGACGTCGTCCACGGGCGTCCGGTCGGCAACCGCGAAGCGCTGGCCAATCCCGAGGCGCTCGAGCACTTCCGCGACCGGCCCGAGCTCGTGTGATCACGGTGCCGCCTACTCATTCCGTGCAAGGGCAGTATCATAGAAGGCATCGGCATGGGCAACGCGGTCATTCTGTCAGCCTGCCGGACACCGATCGGCTCGTTTGGCGGCGTGTTTCGGGATCTGTCTGCCGCGGATCTCGGGGCGGTCGTGATTCGCGAGGCGATTCGGCGCGCCGAGATCGAGGCAGTCGAGCTGGGCGATGTCGTCATGGGATGTGTGCTGCAGGCTGGCGCCGGCATGAACGTCGCGCGCCAGGCGGCCCTCAAGGCCGGCGTGCCGGTGGAAGTGCCGGCTGAAACCGTGAATCGGGTCTGCGGCTCGGGCCTGCAGGCGGTGGTGCACGCGGTTGAAGCGGTCAACTCCGGTTTCATCGACCTGATGCTCGCCGGCGGCACCGAGTCGATGAGCCAGGCTCCGTACCTGATGT
Proteins encoded in this region:
- a CDS encoding acetoacetate--CoA ligase, translated to MDVPLWAPSAERIARANLTRFGRGLSYPQLYEESISRPLEFWRAVWEFADIRGTMGDRVAVDLDRMPGARFFPDATLNFAENCLRLDGAAPAIIARTEVDGPQTVSWRELRCEVAAAAAAMRAAGLGAGDRVAAYLPNTPQAIVAVLAAASIGAVFSSCSPDFGVAGVLDRFGQIEPRLFIAADTYHYGGRVFDLRSKAASVAAQLPSLLRTTIGDEDWEAFVAPHRGGALQFEALPFNHPLYVLFSSGTTGVPKCIVHGAGGTLIEHLKEHQLQCDIQPGDRVFYFSTLGWMMWNWLVTALASGATILLYDGSPVHPDANVLFSFAEQQGITLFGTSAKFIDAVAKAELRPREAHDLGRLRTMTSTGSPLSPESFDFVYTHVKHDVHLASISGGTDIVGCFVGGNPIGPVWRGEIQCRGLGMRVEVWNERGEPVRGEKGELVCTAPVPSMPIGFWNDPDASRYRAAYFARFPGVWTHGDYCELTRHDGVIIHGRSDAVLNPGGVRIGTAEIYRQVEQLPEILESLVIGQHWKGDERIVLFVRLRDGVVLDQAVADRIRAHIRANATPRHVPARIVQVADLPRTKSGKIVELAVRDVVHGRPVGNREALANPEALEHFRDRPELV